A stretch of the Bordetella genomosp. 8 genome encodes the following:
- a CDS encoding 4a-hydroxytetrahydrobiopterin dehydratase, which produces MVDLARIGADRAVRELSGWSAVAGRDAIAKTFVFGDFDAAFAFMARVALMAAKMDHHPEWSNIYNRVEVVLATHDAGGVTSQDVQMARFMDLLVGS; this is translated from the coding sequence ATGGTTGACCTTGCCAGGATAGGCGCCGATCGGGCCGTGCGGGAGTTGTCCGGATGGTCCGCCGTCGCCGGTCGCGACGCCATCGCCAAGACCTTCGTGTTCGGCGATTTCGACGCCGCCTTCGCTTTCATGGCGCGCGTGGCGCTGATGGCGGCCAAGATGGACCATCATCCCGAATGGTCCAATATCTACAACCGGGTCGAAGTGGTGCTGGCCACGCATGACGCCGGCGGCGTGACGTCGCAGGACGTACAGATGGCGCGCTTCATGGACCTGCTGGTGGGGTCGTGA
- the argH gene encoding argininosuccinate lyase translates to MSTPSSPSQNQFANKAQAWSARFSEPVSDLVKRYTASVDFDQRLARHDIQGSLAHADMLAAQGIISAQDKADIERGMAQILSEIDAGSFQWLLDLEDVHLNIEKRLVELVGDAGKRLHTGRSRNDQVATDIRLWLRGEIDVALDLLRQLRHALATVALEHADTIMPGFTHLQVAQPVTFGHHLLAYAEMFGRDAERLQDCRRRVNRLPLGAAALAGTSFPIDRERVAATLGFDGVCRNSLDAVSDRDFAIEFCAAAALVMTHVSRLSEELVLWMSPRVGFIDLADRFCTGSSIMPQKKNPDVPELARGKTGRVNGHLVALLTLMKGQPLAYNKDNQEDKEGLFDTADTLRDTLTIFADMAGGIKVKAENMRAAALQGYATATDLADYLVKRGIPFRDAHEVVAHAVRDCELRGCDLADLTLQELQAYHASIGDDVHQVLTLEGSVAARNHIGGTAPQRVREEAQRVLAQTSA, encoded by the coding sequence ATGTCGACGCCCTCCTCCCCCTCTCAGAACCAGTTCGCCAACAAGGCGCAAGCCTGGTCCGCCCGGTTTTCCGAACCGGTCTCCGATCTCGTCAAACGCTATACGGCGTCCGTGGATTTCGACCAGCGCCTGGCGCGCCACGATATCCAGGGTTCTCTTGCCCATGCGGACATGCTGGCCGCCCAGGGCATCATTTCCGCGCAGGACAAGGCCGACATCGAACGCGGCATGGCGCAGATCCTGTCGGAAATCGACGCCGGCAGCTTCCAATGGCTGCTGGACCTGGAAGACGTCCACCTGAACATCGAAAAGCGCCTGGTGGAACTGGTGGGCGACGCCGGCAAGCGGTTGCACACCGGCCGTTCGCGCAACGACCAGGTGGCAACCGACATCCGCCTCTGGCTGCGCGGCGAAATCGACGTCGCGCTGGACCTGCTGCGGCAATTGCGCCATGCCCTGGCCACTGTGGCGCTGGAGCATGCCGACACCATCATGCCCGGGTTCACCCATTTGCAGGTGGCCCAGCCCGTGACCTTCGGCCACCATCTGCTGGCCTACGCCGAAATGTTCGGCCGCGACGCCGAACGCCTGCAGGACTGCCGCCGCCGCGTGAACCGCCTGCCCCTGGGCGCCGCGGCGCTGGCCGGCACCAGCTTCCCCATCGACCGGGAACGCGTCGCCGCCACCCTGGGCTTCGATGGCGTGTGCCGCAATTCCCTGGACGCCGTGTCGGACCGCGACTTCGCCATCGAATTCTGCGCCGCCGCCGCGCTGGTGATGACGCACGTGTCGCGTCTTTCGGAAGAGCTGGTCCTGTGGATGAGCCCGCGCGTCGGCTTCATCGACCTCGCCGACCGCTTCTGCACCGGCAGCTCCATCATGCCGCAGAAGAAAAATCCCGACGTCCCCGAACTGGCGCGCGGCAAGACCGGCCGGGTCAATGGGCATCTGGTGGCCCTGCTCACCCTGATGAAAGGCCAGCCCCTGGCCTACAACAAGGACAACCAGGAAGACAAGGAAGGCCTGTTCGATACGGCCGACACGCTGCGCGACACCTTGACGATCTTCGCCGACATGGCGGGCGGCATCAAGGTCAAGGCGGAAAACATGCGCGCCGCGGCGCTGCAGGGCTACGCCACCGCGACCGATCTGGCCGATTACCTGGTCAAGCGCGGCATTCCCTTCCGCGACGCGCATGAGGTCGTGGCCCATGCGGTGCGCGACTGCGAACTGCGCGGCTGCGACCTGGCCGACCTGACGCTGCAGGAACTCCAGGCCTACCACGCGTCCATCGGCGACGACGTACACCAGGTGCTGACGCTGGAAGGCTCGGTCGCGGCGCGCAATCACATTGGCGGAACCGCGCCGCAGCGCGTGCGCGAAGAAGCGCAGCGGGTGCTGGCGCAGACGTCCGCCTGA
- a CDS encoding NAD+ synthase, giving the protein MTAPRVAIAQINSCVGDICGNAERVLQAAREAHRMGADILLTPELVLTGYPPEDLLLRPQFVCEQQQQLDELRRDLAELKGLHVVVGHVDGDTCGAKAYAFADRTGRHVLYNAASVLLDGRVLGTYRKRELPNYSVFDEQRYFIADGKPFTFDVKGVRFGVVICEDIWFPHAPQAAREAGSQVLLVPNASPFNTGKQAQRMEVVAECARLSGGAVIYANMVGGQDELVFDGASFAVDAQGQPRARLPEFEACVHAVDVGADGSITPVDAQADLRPSDPEEQVWKALVVGVRDYLGKNRFPGAIIGLSGGIDSAVVLAIAVDALGADNVRAVMMPSRYTADISQTDAADMAKRLGVRYDVIAIGPVVEGFESALAPHFAGMAPDATEENIQARVRGTLLMALSNKTGRLVLTTGNKSEMTTGYCTLYGDMAGGFAVIKDVPKTLVYRLANWRNRQKEVIPERIITRPPSAELRPDQVDQDSLPPYDILDGIVERYMERNQSAADIVAAGFPEDAVEQVVRLIRVSEYKRRQAPPGPRITPRAFGRDWRYPVTNGFRETT; this is encoded by the coding sequence ATGACCGCACCCCGCGTCGCGATCGCCCAGATCAATTCTTGTGTCGGAGACATCTGCGGAAATGCCGAACGCGTCCTGCAGGCGGCTCGCGAGGCGCACCGGATGGGCGCCGACATACTGCTGACGCCGGAACTCGTACTGACGGGCTATCCGCCGGAAGACCTGCTGCTGAGGCCGCAATTCGTCTGCGAGCAGCAGCAGCAACTGGATGAACTGCGCCGCGACCTGGCCGAGCTCAAGGGCCTGCACGTGGTCGTCGGCCACGTCGACGGCGACACCTGCGGCGCCAAGGCCTACGCCTTCGCGGACCGTACGGGCCGGCACGTGCTGTACAACGCGGCCTCGGTGCTGCTGGACGGCCGCGTGCTGGGCACCTACCGCAAGCGCGAACTGCCGAATTACTCCGTTTTCGATGAGCAGCGCTATTTCATTGCCGACGGCAAGCCGTTCACCTTCGACGTCAAGGGCGTGCGCTTCGGCGTGGTGATCTGCGAGGACATCTGGTTTCCGCATGCGCCGCAGGCGGCGCGCGAAGCCGGCAGCCAGGTGCTGCTGGTTCCCAATGCCTCGCCGTTCAACACCGGCAAGCAGGCGCAGCGCATGGAGGTCGTGGCCGAATGCGCGCGCCTGAGCGGCGGCGCGGTGATCTACGCCAACATGGTGGGCGGCCAGGACGAACTCGTCTTCGACGGCGCGTCCTTCGCGGTGGACGCGCAGGGGCAGCCGCGTGCGCGTCTGCCCGAGTTCGAGGCCTGCGTGCATGCCGTGGACGTGGGCGCGGACGGCAGCATCACCCCCGTGGATGCGCAGGCCGACCTGCGGCCCAGCGATCCGGAAGAGCAGGTCTGGAAAGCGCTCGTGGTTGGCGTGCGCGACTACCTGGGCAAGAACCGCTTTCCCGGCGCCATCATCGGCCTGTCCGGCGGCATCGATTCGGCGGTGGTGCTGGCCATCGCCGTCGACGCCCTGGGCGCCGACAACGTGCGCGCCGTCATGATGCCGTCGCGCTACACCGCCGATATTTCGCAGACGGACGCCGCCGACATGGCCAAGCGCCTGGGCGTGCGCTACGACGTGATCGCCATCGGTCCCGTCGTGGAAGGCTTCGAATCCGCGCTGGCGCCGCATTTCGCCGGCATGGCGCCGGACGCCACGGAAGAGAACATCCAGGCCCGCGTGCGCGGCACGCTGCTGATGGCGCTGTCGAACAAGACCGGGCGGCTGGTGCTGACCACCGGAAACAAGTCGGAGATGACCACCGGCTACTGCACGCTGTACGGCGACATGGCGGGCGGCTTCGCGGTGATCAAGGACGTACCGAAAACACTGGTCTACCGCCTGGCCAATTGGCGCAACCGCCAGAAGGAGGTCATTCCCGAGCGCATCATTACCCGGCCGCCTTCGGCCGAACTGCGGCCCGATCAGGTAGACCAGGACAGCCTGCCGCCCTACGACATCCTGGACGGCATCGTCGAGCGCTATATGGAGCGCAACCAGTCCGCCGCCGACATCGTGGCCGCCGGTTTCCCCGAGGACGCGGTCGAGCAGGTGGTGCGGCTGATCCGCGTCAGCGAATACAAGCGGCGCCAGGCACCCCCCGGACCCCGTATTACTCCCAGGGCGTTCGGCAGGGATTGGCGCTATCCTGTCACGAACGGCTTCCGGGAAACGACCTGA
- a CDS encoding P-II family nitrogen regulator has protein sequence MKLVTAIIKPFKLDEVREALADVGVSGLTVTEVKGFGRQKGHTELYRGAEYVVDFLPKIRVEVVLPDEMVDNAIEAIVKASRTGKIGDGKIFVTAVEQAIRIRTGESDNDAL, from the coding sequence GTGAAACTAGTTACCGCCATCATCAAGCCCTTCAAGCTGGACGAAGTCCGCGAAGCCCTGGCCGACGTCGGCGTCAGCGGGCTGACCGTGACGGAAGTCAAGGGTTTCGGCCGCCAGAAGGGGCATACCGAGCTCTATCGCGGCGCCGAATACGTCGTCGATTTCCTGCCCAAGATCCGTGTCGAGGTCGTCCTGCCGGACGAGATGGTGGATAACGCCATCGAAGCCATCGTCAAGGCCTCGCGCACGGGCAAGATCGGCGACGGCAAGATTTTCGTGACCGCGGTCGAACAGGCCATCCGGATTCGCACGGGCGAATCCGACAACGACGCCCTGTAG